The genomic stretch TGTAGAGCCAGTAGCGACCGATTTTCGCGAATGCATCTTGCACTTGATGGTAGTATTGACTGTCGGCAGAGCCTGCAACTTTGTTAGCAGAAATTAAATGGATGCCTTGTTGGGCGATATCAACATAACGTTGTGCCAACTCTTTGCTCGCGGTCACGTCCAATACCACGGCTTCATCATAACTTTGTAAATCGCCCAACCGACTCAGCCACGCCCCATCGTTCTCAATACTTTCTTCATCAAACCTGTCGGCAACCACCGCCGCATCGATACCCTTTTCATCAAACCAATATGTCTGACTATCGACAACGGCGACTAAGTCAAAGCTCATACCGTGGCGTTTTTCGAGTTCTGTTTTCTGAGTCGCAAATAGATTTAACCAGCTAGAACCGATATTGCCTTTGCCACATAACGCTACCGCTACGCGCTTTTGCGCTTGGAATAACTGGCTGTGAATCAACTGCACTAATGCTTCGGTATCGGTGCGACGCAGTACCGCAACTAGGCTTAAACCTGATTCAGTTTCAGAAACAAATTCAACTGGTGCGTGCTTCAATTTTTGGTAAAAACCAAAACAATGGTTGGCATTCTTCGTTACGCCCGCTCCGACAGCGGCCACAAGTGAATAGCCTTCTTTGAGTTTGATTTCAGCTTCAACTGCAAGATCTTGTAGGTACTTCAGCGCACCTGTCGCAATCTCTGCGGTGTACGCTAAGCGTAATTTTTGCTGATCGGCTTGGGCTTCGTAAGAGAGTGGCTCGAGTTGCGCACGTTGAAGAGACTTTAAAACATCACTTTGGGTTTTGTTGAAGTCATGACCATGCCTAAAAGACAATTGAATCAACAATACTTCATCCAAAGAAGTGATGATTTTCGCTCCACGCCCAGAAGCAAGTACACGCTCAATACGCGTTGAACCCGATTCAGGTTGATAACTGCACTTGAGGCTTAAGTCCATCGTGCTTTGCGCGACAGGTTGTAACGTACGGCTATGCAAGACCGGAGCTGCAAGGCGGGCCAGTTCACTCGCTTCGTCTAAGCGCAGTAAAGGCAACAGACATGCGTCCGACACCAAACGAGGATCCGCACTGTAAACACCAGCAACATCACTCCAAATGGTTACGGTTGTCACTTCCGCCAAAGCACCTATTACGGTTGCGGAATAATCCGAGCCATTCCGCCCCAACAGTACGGTTTCTCCTGCCTCATTTTGCGCCATAAATCCGGTGATGATGACGCGTTTGTGGCTGTGTTGCGCCAACGTCTCCTTAATCAGGGGATAAGAACGCGCACGGTCAACTTCCGGTTGAGTACCAGCTTCTGCACGTAAAAATGCACGTGCATCTTGTGCGACCGCAGGAACATTTTGTTGTGAAAGCAAGGCAGCCAATAAACGTGAAGACCACACTTCACCGTGACCCAACACTGCCGCTTTTTGCG from Vibrio parahaemolyticus encodes the following:
- a CDS encoding bifunctional aspartate kinase/homoserine dehydrogenase II, producing the protein MSVQRQLHKFGGSSLANPECYLRVADILKEYSVENDLVVVSAAGKTTNRLIEFLEGLDKDGRIAHEALQGLRQFQSELIESLLEGEVQTQLLASLHDEFSTLAELAAPLTDAQKAAVLGHGEVWSSRLLAALLSQQNVPAVAQDARAFLRAEAGTQPEVDRARSYPLIKETLAQHSHKRVIITGFMAQNEAGETVLLGRNGSDYSATVIGALAEVTTVTIWSDVAGVYSADPRLVSDACLLPLLRLDEASELARLAAPVLHSRTLQPVAQSTMDLSLKCSYQPESGSTRIERVLASGRGAKIITSLDEVLLIQLSFRHGHDFNKTQSDVLKSLQRAQLEPLSYEAQADQQKLRLAYTAEIATGALKYLQDLAVEAEIKLKEGYSLVAAVGAGVTKNANHCFGFYQKLKHAPVEFVSETESGLSLVAVLRRTDTEALVQLIHSQLFQAQKRVAVALCGKGNIGSSWLNLFATQKTELEKRHGMSFDLVAVVDSQTYWFDEKGIDAAVVADRFDEESIENDGAWLSRLGDLQSYDEAVVLDVTASKELAQRYVDIAQQGIHLISANKVAGSADSQYYHQVQDAFAKIGRYWLYNATVGAGLPINHTVRDLRESGDEIVALSGIFSGTLSWLFQQFDGSVPFNELVDLAWQQGLTEPDPRADLDGSDVMRKLVILARESGLDIEPDSVKVESLVPEELRSLSLDEFFDNGALLSEILQERLTKAQRDEQVLRYVARLEKNGKATVGVEALPREHALANLLPCDNIFAIESKWYKDNPLVIRGPGAGREVTAGAIQSDLNRLAGLF